One genomic window of Glycine soja cultivar W05 chromosome 9, ASM419377v2, whole genome shotgun sequence includes the following:
- the LOC114368829 gene encoding translation initiation factor eIF-2B subunit beta-like: MPDVQTLVNDFLNQLKKRKIEGSQATAKLTAELLRSVISQQRVPHTNQATALINAVRAVGEQLIAANPVELAVGNIVRRVLHIIREEDLSLATAAMDGLGVSAASDDEDDAERDENPVLSAAAVAAAARSTLRPPSLQTLLEDTSDSAAPPHTSSSGGESDGRSRSVEKGSRGRKLKHDVIEAVNELIQDISTCYEQIAEQAVEHIHHNEVILTLGSSKTVLEFLYAAKEKQRSFKVFVAEGAPRYQGHLLAKELAARGLQTTVITDSAVFAMISRVNMVIVGAHAVMANGGVIAPVGLNMVALAAQRHAVPFVVLAGSHKLCPLYPHNPEVLLNELRSPSELLDFGEFSDCMDSASGAGSLHVVNPTFDYVPPKLVSLFITDTGGHNPSYMYRLIADYYSADDLVVKRRPTTGS; this comes from the exons ATGCCGGATGTTCAGACCCTTGTTAACGATTTTCTGAATCAGCTTAAGAAACG TAAAATTGAAGGTTCTCAGGCCACAGCGAAGCTCACAGCAGAGTTGCTCCGGTCTGTGATTTCACAGCAGCGAGTGCCACACACAAACCAAGCCACAGCTCTGATTAATGCAGTGAGGGCTGTGGGGGAGCAGCTTATTGCTGCTAATCCTGTTG AGCTAGCTGTCGGAAATATCGTGAGGCGTGTTTTGCACATTATAAGGGAAGAGGATCTTTCCCTTGCAACAGCTGCTATGGATGGTTTGGGGGTATCAGCTGcaagtgatgatgaagatgatgcaGAGCGAGATGAAAATCCTGTTTTATCTGCTGCTGCTGTTGCAGCTGCTGCTAGAAGCACATTGCGTCCACCGTCATTGCAAACTCTTCTAGAGGATACATCTGATTCAGCTGCCCCTCCCCACACATCTTCCTCAGGGGGTGAATCTGATGGGAGAAGTAGAT CTGTGGAAAAAGGTTCAAGAGGGAGGAAATTGAAGCATGATGTCATCGAAGCAGTCAATGAACTTATTCAAGACATATCTACTTGCTATGAACAAATAGCCGAGCAGGCAGTGGAGCACATTCATCACAA CGAGGTAATATTAACGTTAGGCAGCTCAAAAACAGTGTTGGAATTTCTTTATGCTGCTAAGGAAAAACAGAGATCATTTAAGGTCTTTGTTGCTGAAGGTGCCCCTAG ATATCAGGGGCATCTCCTTGCAAAGGAATTAGCCGCTAGAGGCTTACAGACCACAGTAATTACTGATTCGGCTGTTTTTGCAATGATTTCTCGAGTGAACATG GTTATAGTTGGAGCTCATGCTGTCATGGCTAATGGTGGAGTTATTGCACCAGTGGGGTTAAATATGGTTGCACTTGCAGCTCAAAGGCATGCCGTTCCATTTGTTGTACTTGCTGGGAGTCACAAG TTGTGCCCTCTGTATCCACACAATCCTGAAGTCCTACTGAATGAGCTGAGATCCCCATCCGAGCTACTTGACTTTGGGGAATTCTCAGATTGCATGGATTCTGCAAGTGGTGCCGGTTCTCTTCATGTCGTTAATCCAACATTTGATTACGTGCCACCAAAACTTGTTAGTCTCTTCATTACTGACAC AGGAGGGCATAACCCATCGTATATGTACCGGCTCATAGCTGATTACTACTCAGCTGATGATTTGGTGGTGAAACGAAGACCCACTACAGGGAGTTGA